The Triticum aestivum cultivar Chinese Spring chromosome 5A, IWGSC CS RefSeq v2.1, whole genome shotgun sequence genomic sequence CACAATGCATGAGAAACTAAAGCATGAAGAATTTACTCGCATGATTGTTACTCTTTGGGCAATTTGGAGATCAAGGCGTAAAGCCATTCATGAGGATATATGTGACAGCCCTATGCAGATCCATCTTTTCATCAATGCTTTTTTGAGGGATATACAGATACTATCAACGCCAGTACAACGGACTAATGCAAGCCGGATGCCCAGGTCAGCTCTTTGGCAACCTCCGCCACTGGATCACGTGAAGTTTAATGTTGATGCCGCTGTTTCAAGTGGAAAATTTGGTGCAGTTGGAGTAATATGTAGGGATGTGGCTGGCACTTTCCTGGGTGCCTCTTCTCTTACTTTCCAACACATATTTGATCCTGTTGCATTGGAAGCATTGGCGGTAAGAGAGGCACTGGCGCTCGCGGAGGATTTATATGTGCATAAGATACAAGTGGCGTCTGATTGCAAGATCGTGGTGGATGAAATCAAGCAAGGTACATCGTCGAATCATGCAGCAATCGTACATGAAATCATAGAGAGATCGAATGCTTTTATTGCTTGTAATTTTgtccatgaatttaggagctcaaatTTTGAGGCTCACAATCTTGATAGGTATGCACTTTCGCTCGGGTTAGGCCGCCGTGTCTGGTTAGGCCTCCCCGGAGATTTGAATTTTATCCCTGTAAATATTGTGACAATTTAAATAAAGCCTGGCGAGGATGTCTAAAAAAAAAGCTATCATCAGGCTTTGCAGCTCCAGCCCTTCCCGTAAAATCTCCAGACTTGTCAAGAGATATGCAGTACAACAACGCAAGATCCATATGCAACCATCCATCCATCGGCTGGTTTGCAGCTGCGTGCGCCAATTAGTTCTTATGTATCTCAAGTTGGAATATCACATCTGCTATCAAGCAGTACAACCTACAACGTATATTTACCTTATGGTTGTAGCCATGTTTCTCCAAGATCTTGATTGTCAGCCCGGTGCCTCCGCTCGCCGGAGCAAAGAGATCTCACGTGCTGCTCCGTCGAGCTTGGCCACCCTTGCTATGCTCATGACGTTGGCGACGGAAGGAAGGACGCATGTGATGCGTTGACTTCGAGAGTTGTCGATAGTGCGCATATCACACCTGCCATGCGCGTTCGTCCATCAGAGTGGCAGCACACGCCAAGTTCCCCGCACATCATGGCGGAGGTGGTGCTACGGGCCTATATGGTGCAACAGGGGCCATCCATAAGGCCATGATGGAGCCGCGCTGCCACACGCATCCGTGCCGCTCGCCGGTCGATCGTGCTACACCACCGCAGACATGCCTAGGTGGCCGCACCGAGAGAAGCGGCGTCGGGGCCAAGAGCCGCAGCCTGTAGCCGCCTCGATCCAAGGAGCTGGGAGGATCCGCTGCCGCCGCATGTAGTGGTGTCGTGCATCTGGACTGGTTGTGCTTGCCAAGCGCACTGCCGCCGGCGTGTGGTGGCATATAGTGTCTCTGGTCTGGATGTGCTTGCCGAGTTCTCTGGCTGATTGTGCCGTGCCATGGCTGGTGGGCTCGCTAAACTACTGCATATTGTGTCGCTTTGTGGCTGGAGGGCATCTCCGCACCGGGATGTTGCAGCCATTGCATCATGCCGTCATGGTAGACTACTGATCCTTTTGTCGGTTTGTTGCCGGCTGGCTACTGGAGTAACGACGGCGGTTGCTCTCCTGGATGAGACGAAGAAGAACTGATGGAAAGACAGGAAATCGGCTCCTTGGCTCACCTTCTGTTCCTTTTCTTCTCTGTTCTAAGATTATCTCCCCTCTGAGGGCAACCGCTAGAAGATCTTGGTTGCTCGTAAAGAGAAGAACTGATGGAAGATCTGAGTTGGACGGAAATCTCTGATAAGTAGGCGTTTACCTTTTCTCATAGCTAGTAAAGAGAATGCAATACATACTTGTTCCTGCTTGTACTATGGGTTTTACTTCTTCATTGCATCTTCTTGCAAATGTCCGCATTCGTGCGATAGATGCTTTTCACTGTCGAAATTGTTTCCAAGATTTGATTTATGAATTCATGGTCGATGTAGTATATCACATCACTGCTATGGTCTGAACAGCCAGATTACTCCTCATGCAACAACACGCTGCTTTGCTTTGCATGTCATCACGGCAAGCTGCTGCCGTCCGCTATGATCACCACGGCTTTGGGCACTACTTGTCACCACCATCATACATACATGCCCAGCTCTTTGCTTGTCATCAAACGTCAAGCCGCTGCTTTGTCATCAAGATTTTATGTCTAGCTTTTGGCCGCTACACTGGCTGCTTCCATATTCTCTCAAGGCAACGTTTATATTATGCTAATCTCGTATCCCAGCACCTAGCTAGCCGCCAGCTATATAGGTTGATGTTCTAGACAACTTGAGAACGTATATGAATTGGTGAGAATTAGTTTAATTGGCGAGGTGGAACTATTCAAATAAAAATATCCACACACCATCACATCATTATGCCTTCCCTATTGGCTACCGACTTAGCACACAACACCTGAGGTTACAGGTTCGATCTCCACCTCAGGCATCGTTTTTTTGGTGCTTGCGCGAGAACTGGAAACATGACTTGCGGCCCAGGCCCAGCAACGTAGCTACGAACCTACAacatgtttaggctgtgttcggaTTGGAGGAGAGCAGAGCAAAGGGATAGGAAAAAATAGAGGAAGTGAGGTTGGGTGTACAGTACAAATCACAGGTCTCCAAAGTAGAGGAATAGAAAAATGAGGTGTGTTCGCATCACAGGAAGCTTTCTAGCCGTTGCCTTGAGTTTTGACCGTTACACATACTAGCCGTTGCACTACATTTGCTCTATATATATGTACAGATGCACAAGCTTAAGAACAACACACATCACACAGCCAACCATTCCCACAGCCATTCCTCACTGCTGAGTTCATTTCAGCATCACATTTCTCACTCAAGCGATGAATCCAAACTACCGTAGGCGATCAGAAAATGAAGATGAATTCGTTTTTCTCATACATCCTACATTAGAAGGCAGCAGCTCATCCACAAAAATGCCAATACATACATCCATCCTCACAGGATCCACATACATGCATGAAACACTTACCGGCCATGAGGTCTTGTGCCAGAGACGATTCCACATGGAGAGAGAGATCTTTCAAGCCTTAGTTCAAAAATTGTGTGAGAAGTGCAAACTTGAAGACGGAACATATGTATCCGTGGAAGAGCAAGTAGCTATATTTCTATACACAATATCAAAAAATGCAAGCAATCGGACAGTGCAAGATATATTCCAACACAGTGGATCAACGGTTAGTTATTATTTTCGAGTTGTGCTCAATGCAATTACATCACTATCATGCAACTACATACGATTGCCGTCCCTACACCCACATCGCATCTTAAGGCAGCGAAAATTTGCATACTTTCAGGTACTACTTATGTTCTATTTTGACATGGTAAATTCATACTAGGCAAATTTGATGTTTGCATATCTCTAATTGTAGCATGAAATTTACAGAATTGTCTTGGAGCTATTGACGGCACTCACTTTCCCATGACCATTCCACCTGGGCAACAAGATCCATATAGAAACAGAAAACAAGGCCTTTCACAAAATTGCATGGTCGCATGTGACTTTGATCTAAAGTTCGTGCATGTACATCCTGGTTGGGAGGGGTCTGCTTCAGATGCAAGAGTTCTACAAGACTCACTTAAGCATGGTTTTAGTGTACCCCCTGGTAAATTCTATCTTGTAGATGCGGGTTATGCAAACACACCTCAATTCATTGCTCCATATAGGGGAACAAGGTATCATTTGCAAGAACAGGGAAGAGTACAGCAGAGGCCACAATCCGCCAAAGAATTGTTCAACCTCCGCCATGCTCAGCTTCGGAATCATGTTGAGAGAATTATTGGTATATTAAAAAAGAGGTATCCCATACTAAAGGCTGCTACGTCTTATGATATTGACACTCAAGTTGATATTTCTATGGCTTGTTGTGTGATGCACAATTTCATACGGCTACATGATGGTGACATGTCATTGCCGGACAGATGCACTGAAGATATAAATGAAAGCAATATGGAAGATGTACCAGATGGGGATACCAAATACAATGTTGATGTGCCATTATTTGACAGCATGAGGCAAGCTGGGAATGACATGCGAGATGCCATGGCAAATGCAATGTGGGCTGACTACAATGCAAGGCGATAAACCATATGTAATAAATGTAAAATAATTTGGTTTGTACTGCAAGTAATTCTAGCCAATCAAAAGGATTTGTGATCAAGTGTCATTTAGCATTGCATTAGTACTAGCACATCTGACCAAGAACACATACACAAAAGTCACGTGCACTTTCCTAGCCTATTACCTTAGCACTACATGATAATTTGGTACCATTAACTCAGCAGTACAAGTGCCTACAGCAACATACAAAAGCCACTTTTGTAATTAACACAAAAGCATTCTCCAAGGGGCATATTCCCATAGCTAGTACACTAGGTGTTTTGAATTTTATTTCTTAACCAGCCCAGTCGTAATGCATCAGTTGAAAATGAGAGGAAGACTTCCCTGTTGTCCTTGTTGTTGGTGAAGAGGTCAGCTGCTTTTAGTATATCTCCCATTTGTAAATCCGGCAACCCCTCAAGTGCAGCAATGCATTTTTGTATGCTATAGGGATCCTCCAATTTCCTCTCCTCGATGGCTGCAAACCGTTCCATCTCTTCTCTTTTGAGGCTCAGGTACCTCTCGTGGAAATCATCAATACTAGAATTAGTCTTTTGTCTTTTCCCCCTCTTAGCACTAGTAAGCTCAGGAGCATAATGAGATGGTTGACAATTTCTACGTATGTCTTCTGGAAGTTCCATCGACATATGTGGGGTTTGCTTTGAAGAAAATGGTGTTGGTATTGCATCTTCTGATTGAACATGTAATGCAGAATCTTTCACTTGAGTTGAGTTCACAGCTTCTAGGTGTAATGGATCATCGGTGCAGAACCAATTAGTGCTTCCATTGTCCTCTTCAGTATCAATATGCATGCACGATTCCATAGGAGCAGGTAAGTTCGGTGTAGGTGAGCGATGATGCTCCTCGGGACCTTCCAACTGTTGCGAATATGATGTAGTGACCTGAGAGAGTTCTCTGGCCTTGTTTGCATAATAATCCATGCCACGACAACTCCTTCCTTGAGCATAGCGCCCTGCATGAATTATGTCCAGAATAATCTCACTTAAGAACATTGTACAAGACAAACCATAACTCAAGTCAATGATTTAAAACTTACCATCATATAGAGCAAATAGATCATTATAGTATGGGAATGACTTATCTTGCCATCGGAGGGCATCTTTTTTCTTACGGGCCTTTAATGCTTCCCAAACACTGTCCGGAGCAACCACCATCATTCTATCACGATCCCAACCGAAACCACTTTCAGATATCAAGTCTTGTATAGCTTTAAAATCTTTCTTCAGATCCTGCTCCTTTTGTTTTATCTGCGTTACTGTGAGTGATAAACCAAACTTTATATTGAATGCATTCACAATACTTCTCCAAGCCTCTTTGCTCCATGCATTTTGTGTTCGATATCTTGGGACATCATGTTCTTTCAAGAGCCAAATAAGATATGACTTCATTTTGTGATTCCAGCTAGCTCTATCACAATTTTTGTTGGTACCTAATGACAGGAAAAGGGCAATTTTAGTAATAGTTATCGAATAACAAGTTAACTGCTCATGTGCGCATACAAGTTCAGTCTTCCTAATGCTCTGGATCCATAATATAGTTTGCTACATAATCTCAAAGAATTTTTAAGATAGCTAGGAACGCCATGCTATAGCTGCACAATGTTAACTGCTGCTGCAGTGATATATGTATACATTAGTGCATGTATGCTTGCTTAATTTGTGGTAAAAAAATATTATCTGAAGATGATGTACGCACACTACCATTTAACTAATCAGAACTATATGCTACTACTTGGAAACACAGGGGCAGTGGCGGAGGGTGTGAGCTGAATTTAAGTGGGGGGCAAACAAGGGCACGCCCCCAAAACGGCTGGAGAGATTAGAGAGGCCGGGTGATTAGAGGGGCCGGTGATTAGAAGTGAGTTTAGCATTGGGATTTGCTTTTTCTTTTGCAACAAATTCGTTCTGAAGGGGAGGCCAGGACCCGGGATGATACCACCAACGCCCCAGCACACTGGAGATCCCGAATCAAACTAATCAGATTACCACACTATACAAAGAGAAACAGATCTGTCCTAATAAAAAAATTGAACACCAGATTGAGATTTCTGAATGAGAGAGCAAGATGTATGAAGCGAATTACCTAATTCTTGCAAGATCTCCTCACTTCCCCCAAATTTCAGATCTTCCAACCCTTGTGTGACTTGTGTCGATGGAACGGGGGGTGGAGCTCGAAGGACAATGGGAGGGGGCGGAtgaggtggaggaggtggaggaggaggaggagtaggtgcTCGGATCCGCCGGTTGGGCATGCTGCACCGGTGGTCATCCATGTCGATTTCGCGCGAAGCTCGCGGGAGAAGGGCGCGGGATGGGGCGGGACAGTGATGGGGCGAGGGGAGGATTTTCAGTTTTTCACCGGGCGTTCCCTTTGGTACGAGTAGATGTTATTTTTCCTGTGAAAAGTACAGGTTAGCGACGTTTTCCTGTGGAACAAACAAACTACTTCCTGCGAAGCGAACGGGCTTCCTGAAATTTATTCCCGTGGAAATTAGGCCTGCAGAAATCCTGTGAAAATCCCTTgcaccgaacgcagccttagcctATACTTACAGGGGAAATTCCTATTTGACGCGCGCGGGCGGCAAGCTGTCGAGGAAACGATCACAGCCGTTTCGTTCGCGTGCATATAGGGCCGGCCCACTACAGAGTTCGCGTGCTTCTTTTTCGTTCGCTGATGTTTCTTTCGTTAGTTTTTTCTTCTTCCACGTTTGGTTTTCTCTCTTGTGTTTTTCTTCTGATTTTGTTCCGGTTTTTTCTTCTAGTTTTGTTTACGTTTCTTCTGGTTTGATTTTCTCCTGTTTCTCTACTGTTTTTTGGTTTCTGTCCTGTTTTCCTCTTTTggttttggtttttctgttttagttttgttttttCAATAAATATACAAATGATCACTATGTTTCTTAATTTTGTTCATTGTATATTAcacaaatgttcaatgtgtatccgAAAATTGTTCAGTGCGTATAttcatattttcaaaaaatgttcatagtaTGGAATTGCCCTCCGAAGTTGTTCAGCATATATGTTCATAGTATGGAATTGCCCTCCgaacaatttaaaaaatgttcaatgtgtatttttaAATTGTTCAggttatatcacaaaaatgttacATATGTATTTTTCAAATTGTTCAGCATATATGACAAAAAAAGGTTCAATGGGTATTTGagaaatgttcatcatatattacgAAAATTTTCAACGTATATCAAAAAAATGTTCGACGGTCAATTTTTTATTTTCGGATCAGTCAGTACATATAGTTCTCAAGTGGTCACGCAGCGTCAGCTCCAGTGGTAAGGAACGCTAACTCTCTATTCGTTGGGTTGGGAGTTCGATTCCTACGTACATCACACTTTTTTGGGATATTTGGCACTGGCTCACTGTAACGTCAAGAAACGGGCCGGCCCATCCAATCGCGCCCTCCGTGAATGCTCGTCTTCTTGACGCACGCGAGCGTCAGCTAGGGGCTCCCACTTACAGGCAGAAAAAACACATAATGATCAGCGTTGGCTCCtaattaaatgggccggcccataccTAGCAATTGATCGGTGGAAACCAAGCACACGACCTATGAAGGCCCATGCCGAGCGATCGATCGGTGGAATCAGGCGATCGTTTGATGATCAAACGTAGGAAACGAACTGTAagattagtaccacctcggatatagaaaataatatagatggaaaaaactgaaagcgtaaattcacggcaAGAAACGTATTGTGACGGTAAACCCacgaagtcaatccgtgctttattattagggatatagAAAGATGTATCAAGTAGACATGATACTTGTTGTATCTAAAATGAAGTAGACATGACACTTGGCTCAATAATACGGTTGGGATATTACTTCAACTTCTAAGTGTAAAACATGAATAATTGTAGATGCAATTGGGTATAAATATTTCCAATTTACCAACAATCATTAAATCTGTTCATTTTCACTAATTGTAGGTGGGAAGGAAAGGCCATGTGATTGTAGGCATGGCACATCGTATGATGTAGGTTAATTTGACCTTACAAATATTTACATACACACAATGATGCCAGTCTCTTCTTTAGTATATGCAACTTCGTATAAAAAAAGGTAGCATGACATATGACTATCAAAGCCGGCAAAACGGTACTGTATAGTATACATAAACACAATAAAACTTGTCCAAAAAAGGTAGAATGACTTACGACTATCAAAAGAGAAGTCTGCTACAATATTTCTTAGCGTTGTTCCGAGAGAGTGATCTTCATTCCTGAAAACGAGAGCATTTCTCGAGTCCCAGAGTTTCCAAGAAACTGTCAACGCCACCGATGGCCAGATGTTTGGGTTGAGACCCTGAATCAATGGGTGTTGGTGAAGAGCAGCGAGGGAGGCTGGGGCAGACAGTCCCAGGCTAGTCCAGACTTGTGTTGCGTAGGAGCAGGTGGAGATGAGGTGAAGAGCATCCTTGAATGGGTCTTGACATCTTGGGCAAGCTGTGGATTGAGCAACGTGTTTAAACATGTTGGCCTTCGTATTTAGCCGGTCATGAAGTAGAAGCCATGCGAAGATCTTGACTTTGATCGGGACCATGGAAGCCCAAACAAAATCATGATGTGGGTCGACTGAGTCATCAGCAACAATGGAAGAGTATGCGTTCTTGGCTGAGAATGATAGCCCATGTGTGAGGGACCGCTCGTCTGGTCGGTCCACCTGTTGAAAATCCTGCAGCAGCAACAACACACAGTCCAACTCACGAGCAGCAGCATTAGTAAGACGGCTCCGAAGGTTCGATAATAAGCTGGTTTGGCAAATTGTAGCCACTAGAACCTTGTCATCTATGGAGTGAGAGAAAAGGTGGGGGAAAACTTTTTGTAGTGGTGATTCAAGGATCCATTTGTCTAGCCAAAAGAAGGTGGAGAGGCCATTGTAGGTGATCACAAAGGAGTGATCAATTAGGAGAGGGAGGTTTTTGTTTATAGTTTTCCAAAGAACGGAGGGCCTAGGGTTTTTTGTTGCAATGCCAAGAGGATGTTGGTGATGATACCACAGTGTCCATGGATGTTGGGGTGTTGCATAATTTTGAAGGAGAATTTCATAAGCAGGCGGCGGTTCTGAATTTCAAGATTTCAAGATTTTCCACGCAACCAGACACTTGGCATCCGTGCAAGTATCCTCATTGGACCAGAAGAAGGCTCTTCGAATGGCGTCGACCTTAACAAGGATAGACTTAGGTAGCCAGAAAACAGACATGAAATAAATAGTTAAATAATCTAGGACCGAGGTCAGTAAAGTTAGTCTTGCTCCACGAGAGAGCAGGCGCGCTACCCATCCGAAGAGGAATTTTCGAAAGCTATCTGAGATAGGGTCGAAAGCTAAGAGGGGTAGTTTGGTAGGAGAGAGGGGTAGGCCTAGGTAGATTAATGGGAAGGAGGAGAAATTACACTCGAGAGTTGCAGCGATGTTGTTTTGAGTGGTGGTGTCCATGGCAATGGTGAGGAGCGAAGTTTTTTGGAAGTTGATGACTAGGCCAGTCGCTAGGGCGAAATCATGCAGTGTGTTTTTAAGGGTTGTAGTTGCGGCAGTGTTAGCAGCATCAATAATAAGTGTGTCGTCGGCATATTGCAGGGTTGCTGGTGGTTCATTCGAACGAAGGGGGTGACATAATTCGTTCTGCCGGAACGCCTGTGCGATCAATCTTTGGAGGACGTCTGCTACAATGGTGAACAAGTATGGCGAGAAGGGATCACCTTGTCGAAGCCCACTTCTACATTGGATCCAGGACCCGGATTGCCATTTAGGAGAATAGCCGTTTTGCCAGTCTGAAGAATGTTTTGTACCCATGCACAGAAGATTGGAGGGAAACCCCTTGCTTGTAAGATAGATATGAGAGAGGACCAACAAATGGAGTCGAAAGCTTTTCCTGAAATCAAGCTTGATGACCATGGTGGGGGCTTTTCTTGTGTGGCAAGCGCTGAGGATGTTTGCCGCATAGATAAAATTTTCGGCAATGTTGCGACCGTGGAGTAACCCTGTTTGGTCATAGTGGATGAGTAGTGGGATAATAGGTTTTACTCTGTTCGTGAGAACCTTGGCCACCGCTTTTGGGGTGCAATTTTGTAGTGAGATTGGTCTAAAAGCATCGGGAGAGGTTGGGGCTTGGGTTTTTGGGATGAGAACCATGAAAGCGTGGTTGAAACGATCGAGGGAAGCTGTTTGATCATGAAAAGCAGAAAAGAACGATAAGATTGAGTGTTTGATTTCGTGCCAGTATTTTCGAAAGAAAATGGGCCCAAATCCATCTGGTCCAGGGCTAGCGTTTGTGTTCATGGTTAGAAAATCTTGATGAATTTCATCTTGGGAGAACGGGTTAGCTAGATCACTAAGCTGAGGTAGAGTTTCCGGGTATAGCTGGAGTAAGTTGAAGTTCCAGGTTTCAATTTTTGTAGAGCCGATGAGCTGTTTGAAATAGTTTGTTAGGATCTCCGCTTTGTGCTCGTGTAAGAAAATTTCAGAGTCTTTGTGGATGAGCAATGAAATTTTATTCGACCATGAGCGTTGAGTGGCCGAGGCATGCAAGAACCTGGTATTTTCATCGCCGTCGATAGCCCCCCGAATCTTACCCCTCCGTTTCCAGAAGGTGATTTTTTGTTTGATAGCAGTTTGTAACAGGTTAGAAATTGTGAGCCTAAGCTTCTGCTCTAGAAAGGAGAGGGGGGCAATTTGTTCTTTCAGATCGAGAGCTAGGATTGCAAGTTTGCAGTTTGCCTCCCGTTGGTAGATGGGCCGAAGAGATTTGGCCCAAGATTTGAGAGCGGATCAGTTTTTTTCCAGATTATGAGCGAGAGAAGC encodes the following:
- the LOC123108482 gene encoding uncharacterized protein isoform X2 translates to MKSYLIWLLKEHDVPRYRTQNAWSKEAWRSIVNAFNIKFGLSLTVTQIKQKEQDLKKDFKAIQDLISESGFGWDRDRMMVVAPDSVWEALKARKKKDALRWQDKSFPYYNDLFALYDGRYAQGRSCRGMDYYANKARELSQVTTSYSQQLEGPEEHHRSPTPNLPAPMESCMHIDTEEDNGSTNWFCTDDPLHLEAVNSTQVKDSALHVQSEDAIPTPFSSKQTPHMSMELPEDIRRNCQPSHYAPELTSAKRGKRQKTNSSIDDFHERYLSLKREEMERFAAIEERKLEDPYSIQKCIAALEGLPDLQMGDILKAADLFTNNKDNREVFLSFSTDALRLGWLRNKIQNT
- the LOC123108482 gene encoding uncharacterized protein isoform X1 — translated: MDDHRCSMPNRRIRAPTPPPPPPPPPHPPPPIVLRAPPPVPSTQVTQGLEDLKFGGSEEILQELGTNKNCDRASWNHKMKSYLIWLLKEHDVPRYRTQNAWSKEAWRSIVNAFNIKFGLSLTVTQIKQKEQDLKKDFKAIQDLISESGFGWDRDRMMVVAPDSVWEALKARKKKDALRWQDKSFPYYNDLFALYDGRYAQGRSCRGMDYYANKARELSQVTTSYSQQLEGPEEHHRSPTPNLPAPMESCMHIDTEEDNGSTNWFCTDDPLHLEAVNSTQVKDSALHVQSEDAIPTPFSSKQTPHMSMELPEDIRRNCQPSHYAPELTSAKRGKRQKTNSSIDDFHERYLSLKREEMERFAAIEERKLEDPYSIQKCIAALEGLPDLQMGDILKAADLFTNNKDNREVFLSFSTDALRLGWLRNKIQNT